From a region of the Chrysemys picta bellii isolate R12L10 chromosome 7, ASM1138683v2, whole genome shotgun sequence genome:
- the LOC135972925 gene encoding myb/SANT-like DNA-binding domain-containing protein 2, with product MQSENRKRAPAWTVREELDLIAIWGEDSVLAELSSKRPNAKTFEKISKGMMERGHNRDSDQCRVKVKELRQAYQKTKEANGRSGSEPRTCRFYAELHAVLGGAATTTPPLTVDSEAGIISSATPEDSADGEEEEEDELAENTQHSILPNSQDLFLSLTEVPSQPSIQDHDPMEGTSAAANSSSLPPPSRRLSQIRRQKKKTRDDMFAEIMESTRSDRVHLNEWKDTVSKYRKEASEREDRRDQREERRDARDERWWQEDQRRQDATLGLLCEQTDMLRCLVKLQERQQDNRVPLQPLYNPSPPSPCSIASSPRCVRTWGAGGGSVHLPIPPQWTAQAKGCHFFNLFLVAFSFPPILLPNPTQVPSLFL from the exons atgcagtccgagaatcgaaaaagagcaccagcatggaccgtacgggaggaactggatctgatcgctatatggggagaggattcagtgctagcagaacttagtTCAAAAAGAccaaatgccaaaacttttgaaaaaatctccaagggcatgatggagagaggccacaatagggactcagatcagtgccgcgtgaaagtcaaggagctcagacaagcctatcaaaaaacaaaggaggcaaacggtcgctccgggtcagagccgcggacatgccgcttctacgctgagctgcatgcagttctagggggggccgccaccactactccacctctgaccgtggattccgaggcgggaataatctcatcagctacacctgaggattctgcggacggggaagaggaggaggaggacgagcttgcagagaacacccagcactccattctccccaacagccaggatctttttctcagcctgactgaagtaccctcccaacccagtatccaagaccatgaccccatggaagggacctcag cagctgcaaattcttcaagcctccctcctccgtcccgaaggctatcacagataaggcgtcagaaaaagaagacgcgagacgatatgttcgcagaaatcatggaatccacccgcagtgacagagttcatctgaatgagtggaaggacacggtttcaaagtataggaaagaagccagtgaacgtgaggacaggagggaccaacgtgaggagaggagagacgctcgagatgagaggtggtggcaggaagatcagaggaggcaggatgcaactctggggctgctgtgtgagcaaacagacatgctccggtgtctggtgaagcttcaggaacggcagcaggataacagagttccactacagcccctgtataacccctctcccccctcaccatgttccatagcctcctcacccagatgtgtaagaacgtggggggcggggggaggctccgtacaccttcccattccaccccagtggacagcccaagcaaaaggctgtcatttttttaacctttttttagtggccttttccttcccgccgatactcctcccaaaccccacccaggttccctccctctttttataa